From the Jeongeupia sp. HS-3 genome, the window CGGCAAATCGGGCTGCTTGGTACGGCAGAACTGCGCTACGAAATCGGGCCGGCCGATGGCGTACGGTATGCCATCGATATGACCGCTCAATCCGCCGCCCGGGTGGTTGATGATATTGCTCGCGGTCGGGTGTTCGCTGGCGGCGAAGGCGCGCGCTAGCGGGTGTTCGGAGTGGGCTTCCAGTGCCGTGGCAAGAGCGACCAAGGTGTTCTCGCCTTGCTTGGCGAGCGGAATCACCATTTCGATCCGGGGCTCGCCCAGCGTCAGTGTGCCGGTCTTGTCAAAAACGACGTCGGTGACGTTGGCCAGGGTTTCAAGTGCGTGGCCGCGACTGACCAAAACCCCGCGCCGTGCCAGCGCGCCGGTGGCGGCTGTTAATGCGACCGGCGTCGCCAACCCGAGCGCGCAGGGGCAGGAGATCACCAGTACCGCAACGGCGATCGGCAGGGCGTGAATGGGGTCGTGAAAATGCCAGAAGACCCAGGTGAGCGCGGCGATCACGAGTAATGCGGCCACGAAGGCGCCTGAGACGCGATCCGCGAGCAGGGCAAGCCGGGGCTTTTCGGCCAGCGCCCGATCCAGCAAGCGCACGATGCCGGCCAGGCGGCTTTCTTCGCCTATGCGTTCGACCGTGGCGATCAAGGGAGAATCCAGGTTGATCGTGCCGCCGATGAGGGCGTCGCCTTGACGTTTTTCGACAGGCAGGCTTTCGCCGGTCAGCATGGCTTCGTTAAGTTGTGATTGGCCTTCGACGACCCGGGCGTCGGCGGGCACCGCTTCGCCGGGCTTGATGAGGAGTACGTCGCCGACCGCCAGGCGGGCCACTGCAGCTTCGTGCACGCTGCGATCGTGCGGATAGTCGGCGAGTCGATGCGCGAATGCAGGAATCAAGGCCGCCAGCTGTTCCAGCGCCGCGCCGGCCTTGGCGCGTGCTTGCGATTCGAGGTAACGGCCGGTGAGCAGCAAAAAGACGAACATCGATACCGAATCGAAATACACCTCGCCGTGATCGGTAATCAGCGCGTAGACGCTGGCGAAGAAGGCCGACAACACACCGAGCGTAACCGGCAAGTCCATGCCGGTGCGGCGGCGCTTCAGGTCTCGCCACGCCGATACGTAAAATGGCCAGCTTGAATACGCGACGACCGGCAGCGTCAGCACCAGACTGGCCCAGTTCATCAGCTTGAGCCAAACGGGTTCGATCTCGCCGGTCGGTGCCAGGTAGACCGGCACGGCGAACATCATCACCTGCATCATCGACAGCCCGGCGACCCAGAGCCGGAACAGCGCCGATTTGCGCGCCTTGGCCTGCGCGGCTTCCTGTCGGGCCCGGTCGTACGGCAGCGCGCGGTAACCGATCGCGGCAACCGCCTCAAGTACGGCCGACAGGCTGGTTTGCGCCGGGTTCCAGCGTACGCGGGCACGATGGCTGGTGTAGTTGATCGATACGTCGCTGACGCCCGGTACGCGGGCGATTTGCCGTTCATTAAGCCAAATGCATGCGGCACAGGTGATGCCTTCGATCATCAGTGCCGCATCGCGCAGCTCGCCATCGGTGGCGACAAAGCCGGCTTGCAGTTGCGGATCGTCGTAGAGCTTGAGCTGTTCGCGCAAGGCCTGCGGCAATGGTTCGGCGCGATCGGCCGGCGCTTCGCGTCGCTCGTAATAGGCGTCGAGCCCCGCGTCGATAATGCTCTGCGCTACCGCTTGGCAGCCGGCGCAGCAGGCCGGCTCGCTACGTTGGCGGTAGTGGATGGAGAAACAGGTGCCATCGGGTACGGATTCGCCACAATGGAAGCAGCAAAGATCGACGGGCGAGGAAACGGCATTCATGGCGCGCATTTTACCCGAATGGATGACCCCGGTCGGACTTGTGTGTCCGGATGGCCGGAAAGCAAAACGCCCCGGCGGAACGGGGCGTTCTTGATTGCACGTGGGCGGTCAAGCCAGCCCTTTGGGGAGGGAAAACACGACGTTTTCCTCGATGCCGTCCATCGGCGAAACCGATTCGGCGCCAAAGTCACCAATGCGCGTGATCACGCGCTGCACCAGTACATCCGGTGCCGATGCGCCGGCAGTAACACCGACGCGGGCGCCCTCGGCGAACCATTCGGGCTTGAGCTCGGTTTCGTTGTCGACCATGTACGAGTCGATGCCGAGGCTGGTGCCGACTTCGCGCAGCCGGGTCGAGTTCGAGCTGTTCGGCGAGCCAACCACCACCAGCACGTCGACATCACGCGCCAGCTGCTTCACCGCATCCTGGCGGTTTTGTGTGGCGTAGCAGATGTCGTCCTTCTTGGGGCCGACGATGTCGGGGAAGCGGGTGCGCAAGGCGTTGACCACGCGCTGGGCATCGTCGACCGAGAGCGTGGTTTGCGTCACGTAGGCGAGCTTGGCGCCTTCGTTGACGACCATTGTCGGTACATGCTCGGCTTCTTCGACCAAGTACATGCCCCCATCGGCCTGCCCCATGGTGCCTTCGACTTCGGGGTGGCCCTTGTGGCCGATCATGATGATCTCGAAGCCTTGCTGGCGCAGCCGCTTCACTTCCAGGTGCACCTTGGTTACCAGCGGGCAGGTGGCGTCGAACACGTTCAAGCCGCGCGCTTCGGCTTCGACACGCACCGCCTGCGAGACGCCGTGCGCCGAGAAAATCACCGTGTTGCCGGCAGGCACTTCGGCCAGCTCTTCGACGAAGATCGCGCCCTTGGCCTTCAGGTCTTCGATCACGAACTTGTTGTGCACGACTTCGTGGCGCACGTAGATCGGCGCGCCATATTTTTCCAGCGCCTTCTCGACGATGGCGATCGCCCGGTCAACACCGGCGCAGAAGCCGCGCGGCTGCGCGAGGATGATCTGCATGCTCATGCCGTTTCCTTTTTGCGGAAGCTGTCCCACACCATCAGCGCCGCGCCGACGCAAATGGCCGAGTCGGCGATATTGAAGGCCGGGTAGTACCAGTTCTGATAGTAAAACTGGATGAAATCGATGACGTGACCGAACAGCACCCGGTCGATCACGTTGCCCAGTGCGCCACCCATGATCAGCGACAGCGCCAGCGAGAACAGCTTCTGGTCGTGATGCTTGCGCAGTGTCAGCACGATAAACACCGACACGCCGAGCGCCAGCACGGTAAAGAAGTGGCGCTGCCAGCCGCCGGCATCGGCAAGGAAAGAAAATGCCGCGCCGGGATTGTACGCCAGGGTCAGGTTGAAAAAGCCCGGAATGACCGGCAGCACGTCGCCGTAGCTGAACGCCGCTTCGGCGGCGTGCTTGCTTGCCTGATCAAGCACGATCACCACAATCGCCAGGGCGATCCATTGCCAGAACCGCTTAGGCATGGACGCGCGCCTCGCCTGCACCGTGCAGGTTGTCGTCGCAACGCGCGCACAGGCCCGGATGACCGGCAACGGTGCCGACGCTGGCGACGTAATGCCAGCAACGATCGCACTTGGTGTAGACCGATGGCGTCACCGCAACGGCGGTTTCATTACCTTGCTTGAGCACGGCTTTCGAGGTGATCAGCACGAAGCGCAGTTCGTCACCGAGGCTGGCGAGCACGGCATGGGCATCCGCTCCCACGGTGAGCTCGACTTCGGCCTGCAGACTGGAACCCAGCTTGCCGTCGGCGCGCAGCACTTCAATGTCCTTCTGCGCGGCGGTGCGCACCTCACGGATCAAGGCGAAGCGAGCCGACAATTCTGCGGCATCGGCGATGGCCGGGATCTTGTGCCAGGTCGCCAGGAAGACGCTGTCGTCGCTGCCGTTGAGTACTTCCCATGCCTCGTGCGCGGTAAACGACAGGATCGGCGACAGGATGCGCACCAGCGACTGTGTGATGTGCCACAGCGCGGTTTGCGCCGAGCGACGAATCGCCGAGTCGGCCTTGGTGGTGTAGAGCCGGTCCTTGATGATATCGAGATGGAAGGAACCGAGTTCTTCCGAGCAGTAGCGGTGGATTTCCTGCACCGCCGAATGGAACTCGTAGCGATCGAACAGCGCGGTAACGCGCTGCTGGAATGCATCGAGTTCGACCAGTGCGTAGCGATCCAGCGTCAGCAGTTGCTCGGCCGGTATCAGCTGATCTGCCTTGAAATCGGACAAGTTGGCGAGCAGGAAGCGCAGCGTGTTGCGGATGCGGCGATACGAGTCGGTGGTGCGCTTGAGGATCTCCTGCGACAGCGACATTTCGCCCGAGTAATCGGCGCTGGCGACCCACAGGCGCAGCATGTCGGCGCCGATGCTGTTGAAGATTTCCTGCGGTTCGATGCCGTTGCCCTTGGACTTCGACATCTTGTGACCCTTGTCGTCGACGGTGAAG encodes:
- a CDS encoding heavy metal translocating P-type ATPase, with product MNAVSSPVDLCCFHCGESVPDGTCFSIHYRQRSEPACCAGCQAVAQSIIDAGLDAYYERREAPADRAEPLPQALREQLKLYDDPQLQAGFVATDGELRDAALMIEGITCAACIWLNERQIARVPGVSDVSINYTSHRARVRWNPAQTSLSAVLEAVAAIGYRALPYDRARQEAAQAKARKSALFRLWVAGLSMMQVMMFAVPVYLAPTGEIEPVWLKLMNWASLVLTLPVVAYSSWPFYVSAWRDLKRRRTGMDLPVTLGVLSAFFASVYALITDHGEVYFDSVSMFVFLLLTGRYLESQARAKAGAALEQLAALIPAFAHRLADYPHDRSVHEAAVARLAVGDVLLIKPGEAVPADARVVEGQSQLNEAMLTGESLPVEKRQGDALIGGTINLDSPLIATVERIGEESRLAGIVRLLDRALAEKPRLALLADRVSGAFVAALLVIAALTWVFWHFHDPIHALPIAVAVLVISCPCALGLATPVALTAATGALARRGVLVSRGHALETLANVTDVVFDKTGTLTLGEPRIEMVIPLAKQGENTLVALATALEAHSEHPLARAFAASEHPTASNIINHPGGGLSGHIDGIPYAIGRPDFVAQFCRTKQPDLPDEMGGTLVALVSENEWLAWFILADSPRHDAGTTIATLKHRGLRTHLLSGDSTIAAGGLAQRFGIDHWQARATPEGKLDYLRRLQAGGARVLMIGDGVNDAPVLAAADVSIAMGAGTDVAHSAGDAILLENRLQRVPEAIGFARRTRQIVRQNLAWALIYNLVALPIAVAGWVTPWLASVGMAASSLLVVLNALRLARSPWSK
- the ispH gene encoding 4-hydroxy-3-methylbut-2-enyl diphosphate reductase, with translation MSMQIILAQPRGFCAGVDRAIAIVEKALEKYGAPIYVRHEVVHNKFVIEDLKAKGAIFVEELAEVPAGNTVIFSAHGVSQAVRVEAEARGLNVFDATCPLVTKVHLEVKRLRQQGFEIIMIGHKGHPEVEGTMGQADGGMYLVEEAEHVPTMVVNEGAKLAYVTQTTLSVDDAQRVVNALRTRFPDIVGPKKDDICYATQNRQDAVKQLARDVDVLVVVGSPNSSNSTRLREVGTSLGIDSYMVDNETELKPEWFAEGARVGVTAGASAPDVLVQRVITRIGDFGAESVSPMDGIEENVVFSLPKGLA
- the lspA gene encoding signal peptidase II, producing the protein MPKRFWQWIALAIVVIVLDQASKHAAEAAFSYGDVLPVIPGFFNLTLAYNPGAAFSFLADAGGWQRHFFTVLALGVSVFIVLTLRKHHDQKLFSLALSLIMGGALGNVIDRVLFGHVIDFIQFYYQNWYYPAFNIADSAICVGAALMVWDSFRKKETA